A window of Castanea sativa cultivar Marrone di Chiusa Pesio chromosome 1, ASM4071231v1 contains these coding sequences:
- the LOC142618596 gene encoding putative E3 ubiquitin-protein ligase SINA-like 6, protein MAKFSVGGEEDGEGPSSSPRPKRLRISVQANFLDQNDPQRQQQQEQEEGDDESYEEEEDEEEGEEEGASYDDEEDDTEEEEIEEVEEDEEEEAQQGNQGSDVTVGPRSTIGNDSHVIHVGDGSISVTLTDPEVLDCSICLEHLSPPVFQCENGHIACSSCCNKLKNKCPSCFWPIGYNRCRAIEKVLEAVKIPCQNSKYGCKEVVSYSRKSDHEKTCIYAPCSCPLSHCKFIASFKQIYVHFSSKHTNSAVGFKYDSNFSVSLTLTDKFLVLQEQSNGVLFVLNNCVDHRGNVVTINCVGPSSTTGGFSYGLAVKTQGSSLRLESFTKNSQHRVDSPPSTGFLLIPTDFFGSCGQLKLEVYIKRNAACGITSFGIARGRIGPV, encoded by the exons atgGCGAAGTTTTCGGTGGGTGGAGAAGAAGATGGGGAAGGCCCCAGCAGTAGTCCTAGGCCAAAACGACTCAGGATCTCTGTCCAAGCCAACTTTCTGGACCAAAATGACCCACAACgccaacaacaacaagaacaagaagaaggagACGATGAAAGttacgaagaagaagaagatgaagaagaaggagaagaagaaggagcctCTTATGACGATGAAGAAGACGacactgaagaagaagaaatcgaagaagtagaagaagatgaagaagaagaagcacaaCAAGGAAACCAAGGTTCTGATGTCACTGTGGGACCCAGATCCACCATTGGTAATGATAGCCACGTTATTCATGTGGGTGACGGTTCCATTTCCGTGACTCTCACTGATCCAGAAGTCCTCGATTGCTCTATTTGCCTGGAGCACTTGTCCCCTCCTGTCTTTCAG TGTGAGAATGGGCATATAGCTTGCTCTTCCTGCTGCAACAAACTTAAGAATAAATGTCCCTCCTGCTTTTGGCCTATTGGTTATAACCGTTGCCGAGCCATTGAGAAGGTTCTAGAAGCAGTCAAAATTCCATGTCAGAATTCTAAGTATGGTTGCAAAGAAGTGGTTTCTTACAGTAGGAAAAGTGACCATGAGAAGACATGTATATATGCACCTTGTTCATGCCCCCTTTCACATTGCAAATTCATTGCTTCATTCAAGCAGATATATGTTCATTTCAGTAGCAAACATACAAATTCTGCAGTAGGCTTCAAATATGATTCCAACTTCTCTGTTTCCTTAACTCTTACTGACAAATTTCTTGTCCTCCAAGAACAGAGCAACggtgttttgtttgttcttaATAATTGTGTTGACCATCGTGGGAATGTGGTGACAATTAATTGTGTTGGGCCCAGCTCAACAACAGGAGGGTTCTCCTATGGTCTTGCGGTAAAAACTCAAGGAAGCTCTCTCCGATTAGAATCTTTTACAAAGAACAGTCAACATCGGGTTGATAGTCCTCCTTCAACAGGATTTCTTCTAATTCCAActgatttttttggttcttgTGGCCAGCTCAAGCTGGAAGTCTACATTAAGCGTAATGCTGCATGTGGCATTACTTCTTTTGGGATTGCCCGAGGAAGAATTGGTCCTGTTTAA